The Syntrophorhabdaceae bacterium genome window below encodes:
- a CDS encoding ATP-binding protein — MKRFSLPIKWKLTLWYGGILALILVTFSSGVYIYFRNSLQRSIDTKIKSIAGVLASSMTEAQGQSLFGNFERYLENALGKKPKGKFIQIIDASGKIGARLNDLDAEAVPVSFVTLERALKGEIVYETIETARPRLRMITMPIQENKKVISIVQVGSSMEEFEDTMKRLLIIMIISIPTSISVTIVVGYFMAKKTMRPVDQIRRAAVKISSTNLDERIDIRGRKDELGRLAETFNAMISRLKDSFQRINQFSIDVSHELKTPLTILKGETELALRKDRTNEEYKRSMQSNLEEIDRMSRIIDDLLLLSKAETKDIGMNLEKIDLRDLLADVCLGMKLFGENKGVEVVAKELEDIRIVGDALKLRRMITNVVENGIKYGHPGGHVTVSSYKQNGFACINVEDDGPGISSGDIKYIFDRFYRADRSRKRESGSGLGLSISKWIAEAHRGTIEVESRPAAGSLFTIKLPMS, encoded by the coding sequence ATGAAAAGATTTAGCCTTCCCATCAAATGGAAATTGACTCTATGGTACGGCGGCATCCTTGCCCTGATACTCGTCACCTTCTCCAGCGGGGTCTATATTTATTTCCGGAACAGCCTGCAGAGGAGCATCGACACGAAGATAAAATCGATTGCCGGGGTACTGGCCTCGTCAATGACCGAGGCCCAGGGCCAGAGTCTCTTCGGCAACTTCGAGCGTTACCTCGAGAATGCCCTCGGCAAGAAACCGAAAGGCAAGTTCATCCAGATCATCGACGCCTCCGGCAAGATAGGGGCGAGGCTGAACGACCTCGATGCAGAGGCGGTCCCCGTCAGTTTTGTCACCCTGGAGAGGGCCCTCAAGGGAGAGATCGTCTATGAAACGATAGAGACCGCCCGTCCCCGGCTGCGGATGATCACGATGCCGATTCAGGAAAACAAGAAGGTCATCAGCATTGTCCAGGTCGGATCGTCGATGGAGGAGTTCGAGGACACCATGAAGCGCCTCCTCATAATCATGATCATCAGCATTCCCACCTCCATCAGCGTCACCATCGTCGTCGGCTATTTCATGGCGAAGAAGACAATGAGGCCCGTGGACCAGATCCGCAGGGCTGCCGTCAAGATATCATCGACAAACCTCGACGAGCGCATCGACATCAGGGGGCGCAAGGACGAACTTGGCCGCCTCGCGGAGACCTTCAATGCCATGATCTCGCGGCTTAAGGACTCCTTTCAGAGGATAAACCAGTTCAGCATCGATGTCTCACATGAGCTCAAGACCCCGTTGACCATTCTCAAGGGCGAAACGGAACTGGCGTTGAGGAAGGACAGGACGAACGAAGAATACAAGCGGTCCATGCAGAGCAATCTCGAAGAGATCGACAGGATGAGCCGGATCATCGACGACCTGCTTCTGCTCTCCAAGGCCGAAACGAAGGACATCGGCATGAACCTCGAAAAGATCGACCTGCGCGACCTTCTTGCCGATGTCTGTCTTGGCATGAAGCTTTTCGGCGAGAACAAGGGGGTGGAGGTGGTGGCGAAGGAACTCGAGGACATTCGCATCGTCGGCGATGCGCTCAAATTGCGCAGGATGATCACCAATGTGGTGGAGAACGGCATCAAATACGGACACCCCGGCGGACACGTGACGGTGTCATCGTACAAGCAGAACGGTTTTGCCTGTATAAATGTCGAGGACGATGGTCCCGGCATATCATCGGGCGACATTAAATACATATTCGACAGGTTTTACCGCGCAGACAGGTCCCGCAAGCGCGAGAGCGGCAGCGGCCTCGGCCTGAGCATAAGCAAGTGGATAGCCGAGGCCCACCGGGGCACCATCGAGGTCGAATCGAGGCCCGCTGCGGGAAGCCTGTTTACAATTAAGCTGCCCATGTCATGA
- a CDS encoding DegQ family serine endoprotease, translated as MKDKRLVSTVCVLIVAALGFAYVRAQILPDKQPAWPATQKVRAVAASSNGLPSLAGLVNQAKPSIVNISTTAVIRGPGGQGPMVGPNNPFKDFFGDDFFDKFFGNGPRREYKQRSLGSGFVIDKEGYILTNNHVVEKASSIKVKLSDEKEYDARVIGRDPKTDIALIKIDVRQLLPAAVLGDSEALQVGDWVVAIGNPFGLAHTVTAGIVSAKGRIIGAGPYDEFIQTDASINPGNSGGPLLNLKGEVVGINTAIVSGGQGIGFAIPINVARDMLAQLKSKGKVARGWLGVVIQRITPEIAKSFGIKELEGALVADVMEQSPADKAGIKRGDVIVSYNGKKIKDNETLPRLVASTEIGKKARIVLIRDKKRMEVDVVIGELQEEGLRASKKTEIEKDLGLVVQDITGEVAKHLNLKDKRGVIVTDVIPGSPAQEADIRSGDVIREIGRKPVRSVAEFKEAVKRSNVKEGIIMLIQRENATFYAVIRE; from the coding sequence ATGAAGGACAAACGACTCGTTTCAACCGTTTGCGTTCTTATCGTTGCCGCGCTGGGTTTCGCATACGTAAGGGCCCAGATACTGCCCGACAAACAGCCTGCGTGGCCCGCCACGCAAAAAGTCCGGGCCGTGGCGGCTTCCAGCAATGGATTGCCAAGCCTGGCGGGACTGGTCAACCAGGCGAAGCCGTCGATTGTCAACATCAGTACCACCGCGGTCATCAGGGGCCCGGGCGGCCAGGGCCCGATGGTGGGCCCCAATAATCCCTTCAAGGATTTCTTCGGTGACGATTTCTTCGACAAGTTTTTCGGCAACGGTCCGCGCCGTGAGTACAAACAGCGCAGCCTCGGCTCGGGGTTCGTTATCGATAAGGAAGGGTATATTCTGACGAATAACCACGTCGTTGAGAAGGCTTCGAGCATCAAGGTGAAGCTTTCCGACGAGAAGGAGTACGATGCCAGGGTCATAGGGCGCGACCCGAAGACGGACATAGCCCTTATCAAGATCGATGTCAGGCAGTTGCTCCCCGCGGCCGTTCTCGGAGATTCCGAGGCGCTGCAGGTGGGAGACTGGGTCGTCGCCATCGGCAATCCCTTTGGTCTCGCGCACACGGTCACCGCCGGCATCGTCAGTGCCAAGGGCAGGATCATCGGGGCAGGACCCTATGATGAGTTCATTCAGACCGATGCCTCCATCAACCCCGGCAACAGCGGCGGACCGCTTCTGAATCTCAAGGGGGAGGTGGTGGGGATCAACACCGCCATCGTCTCCGGCGGCCAGGGTATCGGTTTTGCCATACCCATAAATGTGGCCAGGGACATGCTTGCCCAGTTGAAGAGCAAGGGGAAGGTGGCCCGCGGCTGGCTTGGTGTGGTCATCCAGAGGATCACCCCGGAGATCGCGAAAAGCTTCGGTATCAAGGAATTGGAAGGGGCGCTCGTCGCCGACGTCATGGAGCAGAGTCCTGCGGATAAAGCGGGCATCAAACGCGGCGATGTCATCGTTTCCTACAATGGCAAGAAGATCAAGGACAACGAGACGCTTCCTCGCCTGGTCGCTTCGACAGAGATAGGCAAGAAGGCAAGGATCGTCCTCATCAGGGACAAGAAACGGATGGAAGTGGACGTGGTCATCGGCGAACTCCAGGAAGAGGGTCTGAGGGCATCCAAAAAGACCGAGATTGAAAAGGATCTTGGACTTGTCGTGCAGGACATCACCGGCGAGGTAGCAAAGCATCTCAATCTAAAGGACAAACGGGGCGTCATTGTGACCGATGTCATTCCCGGTTCCCCCGCCCAGGAAGCGGACATCCGTTCCGGCGACGTCATCAGGGAGATCGGGAGAAAGCCGGTGAGGAGTGTCGCGGAATTCAAGGAGGCGGTGAAACGCTCCAACGTCAAGGAAGGCATCATCATGCTGATACAGCGCGAGAACGCGACATTCTATGCAGTAATAAGGGAATAA
- a CDS encoding type II secretion system F family protein has translation MSGETRKGVSKAASGDALRAALRKESVIVTSMTETKEEGKQKFSPQKKIKNIEILLFTRQLSTMITSGLPLVQSLEILANQIEDVNFRGIVKEIKEKIEGGARFADALRDYPKCFDELYVNLVVAGEEGGLLDNVLQRLAIYIEKTEKLKKKVKSAMIYPVSIIIVAFVVVIVLLLFVIPVFEKMFKEMGAELPVPTQIVINLSQMVQSYWYIIIGGVVGLVLALRYYYTTEGGHRNIDRLILKLPLFGLLTIKASVARVTRTLATLLMSGVAILESMIIVAKVAGNKIVEEALLLARSRISEGRTMAEPLEQAGIFPPMVVQMVQVGESTGALDSMLNKIADFYEEDVDTMVTNLTAMMEPMIMVFLGVVLGGLIVAMYLPIFKLGQAVG, from the coding sequence GTGTCCGGAGAGACGCGCAAGGGCGTTTCGAAGGCGGCGTCCGGCGATGCGCTGCGCGCAGCGTTGAGAAAAGAAAGCGTCATCGTCACCTCCATGACGGAAACGAAGGAAGAGGGGAAACAGAAATTCAGTCCCCAGAAAAAGATAAAGAACATTGAGATCCTGCTCTTTACCCGGCAGCTCTCGACGATGATCACCTCGGGACTGCCGCTCGTCCAATCGCTCGAGATCCTTGCGAACCAGATAGAAGACGTCAATTTCAGGGGCATCGTCAAGGAGATCAAGGAGAAGATCGAAGGGGGCGCGCGCTTCGCCGACGCCCTGAGGGACTATCCGAAATGCTTTGACGAGCTGTATGTCAACCTTGTCGTAGCCGGCGAAGAGGGCGGTCTTCTGGACAACGTCCTGCAAAGGCTCGCCATTTACATTGAAAAAACGGAAAAATTGAAGAAGAAGGTAAAGTCGGCGATGATCTACCCTGTTTCGATCATCATCGTGGCCTTTGTCGTCGTGATCGTGCTTCTCCTCTTCGTCATCCCCGTGTTCGAGAAGATGTTCAAGGAGATGGGCGCCGAACTGCCCGTACCGACGCAGATAGTCATCAACCTCAGCCAGATGGTGCAAAGCTACTGGTATATCATTATCGGGGGCGTTGTCGGCCTGGTTCTGGCGTTGAGGTACTACTACACAACCGAAGGCGGGCACCGTAACATCGACCGCCTCATCCTTAAACTCCCTCTTTTTGGACTCCTTACCATCAAGGCCTCCGTCGCCAGGGTGACAAGGACCCTCGCGACGCTCCTCATGAGCGGCGTCGCCATCCTGGAAAGCATGATCATTGTCGCGAAGGTGGCGGGCAACAAGATAGTGGAAGAGGCCCTTCTCCTGGCCCGCTCCCGCATCAGTGAAGGCCGCACTATGGCGGAACCCCTCGAACAGGCCGGTATCTTTCCGCCCATGGTTGTTCAGATGGTCCAGGTCGGTGAGTCTACGGGAGCCCTCGACAGCATGCTCAACAAGATCGCCGACTTCTACGAAGAGGACGTCGATACCATGGTCACAAACCTTACTGCCATGATGGAACCGATGATCATGGTCTTCCTCGGTGTGGTTCTCGGCGGTCTCATCGTCGCCATGTACCTCCCCATCTTCAAACTCGGCCAGGCGGTAGGCTAA
- the bioB gene encoding biotin synthase BioB, with protein MKSVFDRLTDKAIETRSISQEEALELYAEGGKDPFGLMACASKIREHFKGNAVNLCGIVNAKSGVCPENCRFCAQSAHYHTQAPVYPLMSADEIGEKGRLAKESGAHMFSIVTSGTRIVTDEEWNTIYRAIALLNAAGIRPCGSLGMLTEETARNLKKAGLYRYHHNLETSQSFFSNICSTHDYNEDTETVRIARAAGLTVCSGGIMGLGETMGHRVEMAMTLRELDVDSVPINILNAIPGTPLENIAPLTPMEILLTVALYRFILPNKDIRLCGGKEKNLRQLLPLAVVAGCNSLLTGNYLTTLGRDTAADLEMISDLGMIAKFDDA; from the coding sequence ATGAAATCCGTTTTTGACAGATTGACCGATAAAGCAATCGAAACAAGGAGCATTTCTCAAGAAGAGGCCCTTGAACTATATGCGGAAGGGGGAAAGGACCCCTTTGGCCTGATGGCCTGCGCATCGAAGATACGGGAACACTTCAAAGGCAATGCCGTGAACCTCTGCGGGATCGTCAATGCGAAGTCGGGCGTGTGTCCGGAAAATTGCAGATTCTGTGCCCAATCCGCCCATTATCACACGCAGGCCCCCGTCTACCCCCTCATGTCCGCGGACGAGATCGGTGAAAAGGGCCGTCTTGCAAAAGAAAGCGGCGCCCATATGTTCAGCATCGTGACGAGCGGCACGCGCATCGTGACGGACGAGGAATGGAACACCATCTATCGGGCGATAGCGCTGTTGAATGCGGCGGGGATCAGACCGTGCGGTTCGCTGGGTATGCTCACAGAAGAAACTGCCCGGAACCTCAAGAAGGCCGGCCTCTACAGGTACCATCACAATCTTGAAACGTCGCAAAGCTTCTTTAGCAACATCTGTTCCACTCACGACTACAACGAGGATACGGAAACGGTGCGTATCGCCCGGGCGGCGGGTCTTACCGTCTGCTCCGGCGGCATCATGGGGCTTGGCGAAACCATGGGGCACCGCGTAGAGATGGCAATGACCCTCCGGGAACTCGACGTGGATTCCGTTCCCATCAACATCCTCAATGCCATCCCCGGCACGCCTCTCGAGAACATTGCCCCGCTGACACCGATGGAGATCCTGCTGACCGTCGCCCTTTACCGCTTTATCCTCCCCAACAAGGACATCAGGCTCTGCGGCGGAAAAGAAAAGAACCTGAGACAACTCCTCCCGCTGGCCGTGGTAGCCGGATGCAACTCCCTCCTCACGGGTAACTACCTGACAACCCTGGGGCGGGACACCGCCGCCGATCTGGAAATGATCAGCGACCTGGGCATGATCGCGAAGTTCGACGACGCCTGA
- the dprA gene encoding DNA-processing protein DprA: MDEKRALMALSRVKGLTRLAKRRICDAYPDVTRLFQPGRSDDPAPAGIAARFQDWKGIDRDMGLLDRMHARLLTIRDPDYPRLLRHIPDAPIVLYARGPLAPGDRALAVVGSRKASAEGINLAGKIGETLSSAGITIVSGLARGIDTAAHRQALTGTGKTLAVLGCGIDICYPPENGELFEKITEQGLAVTEYMPGEQPLPYHFPERNRIIAGLARGVLVVEATARSGSLITARLALEYGREVMAVPGNVLKMEHTGSNRLIKEGARLIDSVEDILTTCFPDVRTAKPEPVKLDSGENKVYSLIGFEKVHADEVIERSGMDTKEVMAALTRLTMKNVVTEIAGGFFIRR; this comes from the coding sequence ATGGATGAAAAACGCGCCCTCATGGCATTGTCTCGGGTGAAAGGCTTGACCCGCCTGGCAAAACGCAGGATCTGCGACGCATATCCCGATGTCACCCGGTTATTTCAACCTGGCAGGAGTGATGACCCGGCACCGGCCGGCATTGCCGCACGCTTTCAGGACTGGAAAGGGATCGACAGGGACATGGGGCTTCTCGACAGGATGCATGCCCGGCTCCTCACCATAAGGGACCCCGATTACCCGCGCCTCCTGAGACATATACCTGACGCCCCGATCGTCCTGTATGCCCGGGGACCGCTCGCACCCGGGGACAGGGCCCTTGCCGTCGTGGGGTCGCGGAAGGCATCCGCCGAAGGCATCAATCTCGCCGGGAAGATCGGTGAAACCCTTTCGTCCGCCGGGATCACCATCGTCAGCGGTCTCGCTCGCGGTATCGACACGGCGGCCCATAGACAGGCCCTTACCGGGACAGGAAAAACACTGGCGGTCCTGGGATGCGGAATAGACATCTGTTATCCCCCCGAGAACGGGGAGCTTTTCGAAAAGATCACCGAGCAGGGCCTCGCGGTGACGGAATACATGCCCGGCGAACAGCCCCTGCCTTATCATTTTCCCGAACGCAACCGCATCATTGCGGGCCTGGCGAGAGGAGTGCTGGTCGTGGAGGCGACGGCAAGAAGCGGCTCCCTCATCACTGCGAGACTCGCCCTTGAATACGGCAGGGAGGTTATGGCGGTCCCGGGAAACGTGCTCAAGATGGAGCATACCGGCTCCAACAGGCTCATCAAGGAAGGGGCGAGGCTGATCGACTCGGTGGAGGACATCCTCACGACCTGTTTTCCCGACGTGCGCACGGCAAAACCGGAACCCGTGAAACTGGACAGCGGGGAAAACAAGGTTTATTCTCTGATAGGATTTGAAAAAGTACACGCAGATGAGGTAATAGAAAGAAGCGGCATGGACACAAAGGAAGTAATGGCCGCCCTCACCCGGCTGACCATGAAAAACGTCGTAACGGAGATAGCGGGGGGCTTCTTCATACGTCGATAA
- the trmFO gene encoding methylenetetrahydrofolate--tRNA-(uracil(54)-C(5))-methyltransferase (FADH(2)-oxidizing) TrmFO, translating into MEITVIGGGLAGVEAAHQITRMGGQAVLFEMRPTVTTPAHQSPRLAELVCSNSFKSLDLQNAHGLLKEELRRLGSVIMKAADETAIPGGKALVVDRDRFAERLTEMVADNPGIRLVREEVRRIPDGIVIVASGPLTSPPLAEELGSLTGADNLSFFDAISPIVDASTIDHTSAFYASRYKKEEGGDYLNCPLTREEYDRFHEALVGAERVDLRSFEKTSYFEGCLPVEVLAERGKKTLAFGPMKPVGLEDPRDGKRPYAVVQLRKENASGSMFNLVGFQTKMKYPEQERVFRMIPALKNAVFLRYGSIHRNTYINAPLCLSEKLQLKAGGRVFFAGQITGVEGYMESTAMGLISGVSAFMSAAGKEFHPPPPVTCVGALVHYLTTENKNFQPMNVNFGLIEGYSKKDKEAAVNIALSEIESWKKEMLG; encoded by the coding sequence ATGGAAATCACAGTAATCGGGGGCGGCCTTGCAGGCGTGGAGGCCGCGCACCAGATCACCCGCATGGGGGGGCAGGCGGTGCTTTTTGAGATGCGCCCGACAGTAACCACCCCGGCACATCAAAGCCCCCGGCTCGCAGAGCTTGTCTGCAGCAACTCCTTCAAATCACTGGATCTCCAAAACGCCCATGGGCTCCTCAAGGAAGAGTTGCGCCGATTGGGTTCGGTCATCATGAAAGCGGCGGACGAGACGGCCATCCCCGGCGGCAAGGCCCTCGTCGTTGACAGGGACCGGTTCGCCGAGAGGCTCACGGAAATGGTCGCGGACAACCCCGGCATCCGCCTTGTCCGGGAAGAGGTGCGCCGAATACCGGACGGCATCGTGATCGTCGCATCGGGGCCGCTGACAAGCCCTCCCCTCGCCGAGGAACTGGGATCCCTGACGGGGGCGGACAACCTCTCCTTCTTCGATGCCATCTCGCCCATAGTCGACGCATCCACCATTGATCACACCAGCGCCTTCTACGCATCGCGGTATAAGAAGGAAGAAGGTGGCGACTATCTCAACTGCCCCCTCACGAGAGAGGAATACGACCGCTTCCACGAAGCACTTGTCGGCGCGGAGAGGGTTGATCTCAGGAGCTTCGAAAAGACATCCTATTTCGAAGGCTGCCTGCCCGTGGAGGTCCTCGCCGAGCGCGGGAAAAAGACGCTTGCCTTCGGACCGATGAAACCCGTGGGTCTCGAGGACCCCCGGGACGGAAAGCGGCCCTATGCCGTTGTGCAGCTCAGAAAAGAGAATGCCTCGGGAAGCATGTTCAACCTCGTCGGCTTTCAGACGAAGATGAAGTATCCCGAGCAGGAACGGGTGTTCAGAATGATACCCGCCTTGAAGAATGCCGTATTCCTGCGATATGGCAGCATACACCGGAATACATACATCAACGCCCCCCTGTGCCTCAGCGAAAAGCTTCAACTCAAGGCGGGCGGGCGAGTCTTCTTCGCCGGGCAGATAACGGGTGTGGAGGGGTACATGGAATCGACGGCGATGGGGCTTATCTCCGGCGTCTCGGCCTTCATGTCAGCGGCTGGCAAGGAGTTTCATCCGCCGCCGCCCGTGACCTGCGTGGGGGCGCTTGTCCACTACCTCACCACGGAAAACAAGAATTTCCAGCCAATGAACGTCAATTTCGGCCTCATCGAAGGTTATTCTAAAAAGGACAAAGAGGCGGCCGTCAACATCGCCTTGAGTGAGATAGAGAGCTGGAAGAAGGAAATGCTGGGATAA
- the topA gene encoding type I DNA topoisomerase translates to MGKSLLIVESPTKMKTLSKYLGKDFVIKATYGHIKDLPKSKLGVDVEEGFKPHFHILKGKSKVVDEIKKAGKEAEKILIGSDPDREGEAIAFHVAEVIGKHDCIERVLFHEITKKGVLDAMRSPIKLDPAKYNAQKARRILDRLVGYKISPLLWERVSYGLSAGRVQSVALRLVCDREAEIEGFVRDEYWVVDVVLELPSGETITATLERRTPESVPEELSDRKGADKLRITSGDDAAAIKAYIAGREFIVTKVELKEKNMSPQPAFITSRLQQEASRMLRFSPKRTMMLAQRLYEGIDIGEEGPVGLITYMRTDSVRVSMEAIAEAREFIKNGYPERYLPEKPNFYRNRKTAQDAHEAIRPTSVLFTPEKVKPYLDKELFALYDLIWKRFVSSQMTQKRVQTKTVDVTAGDYIFVARGTNVLFDGFTRIYEEVGEDDEAVATLPDVKKGQKMLLKETVMEQRFTNPPPRFSEASLIRTLEGKGIGRPSTYATIVSTVQDRDYVTKEKGRLMPTPLGRTVNRLLAEFFPTVLDVGFTARMEVRLDEIEDGKKDWIKSLEKFNSSFEGELKSAQEQMKSLKKEEKETDIECDKCGKTMLLRWGKSGEYLVCSGRPECKNKKNVRVEADGKVTIVESEARGICPKCEGKLVEKKGRFGRFLACSNYPECKHTQAFSLGFPCPMEGCPGKLVEKTSKKKKKFISCSEYPKCSFATNWEPVEGECPSCGALILFSFRKNLFCLRKDCGWKSQ, encoded by the coding sequence ATGGGAAAGTCACTGCTCATTGTGGAGTCGCCGACAAAGATGAAAACCCTCTCGAAATACCTGGGAAAGGATTTCGTCATCAAGGCAACGTACGGCCATATCAAGGACCTTCCGAAGAGCAAGCTCGGCGTCGATGTCGAAGAGGGCTTCAAACCCCACTTTCACATCCTCAAGGGTAAATCGAAGGTGGTCGACGAGATAAAGAAGGCGGGCAAAGAGGCGGAAAAGATCCTGATCGGGTCTGACCCCGACCGCGAGGGGGAAGCCATTGCATTTCACGTGGCTGAGGTCATCGGAAAACACGATTGCATAGAACGCGTCCTCTTTCACGAGATCACCAAGAAAGGGGTTCTCGACGCGATGAGGTCACCCATCAAACTCGACCCGGCAAAGTACAATGCCCAGAAGGCGCGGCGCATTCTTGACCGTCTCGTCGGATACAAGATAAGCCCGCTTCTGTGGGAAAGGGTCAGCTACGGCCTATCCGCGGGAAGAGTACAGTCTGTGGCCCTGCGCCTTGTGTGCGACAGGGAAGCGGAGATCGAGGGCTTCGTCAGGGACGAATACTGGGTTGTCGATGTCGTTCTTGAACTCCCTTCGGGAGAAACCATTACGGCCACACTGGAACGAAGGACTCCCGAGAGTGTCCCGGAAGAGCTGTCTGATCGAAAAGGCGCCGATAAGCTCCGGATAACCTCCGGGGACGACGCTGCCGCCATCAAGGCATACATCGCCGGCAGAGAGTTCATCGTGACAAAGGTGGAACTGAAGGAAAAGAACATGTCTCCCCAGCCCGCTTTCATCACGAGCCGGCTTCAGCAGGAGGCATCGAGGATGCTGCGTTTTTCACCCAAACGCACGATGATGCTCGCCCAGAGACTTTACGAGGGGATCGATATAGGCGAGGAAGGCCCGGTGGGGCTCATCACTTACATGAGGACAGACTCGGTGAGAGTTTCCATGGAGGCCATCGCCGAGGCGCGGGAATTCATAAAGAATGGCTACCCGGAACGGTACCTTCCCGAAAAACCGAATTTCTACCGGAACCGGAAGACGGCCCAGGACGCACACGAGGCGATACGCCCCACCTCAGTGCTTTTTACTCCCGAAAAGGTAAAACCCTATCTTGACAAGGAACTTTTCGCCCTTTACGACCTCATCTGGAAGCGCTTCGTTTCTTCCCAGATGACCCAAAAAAGGGTCCAAACCAAGACGGTTGACGTTACGGCAGGCGACTACATCTTTGTGGCCCGGGGCACCAACGTGCTCTTCGACGGCTTTACACGGATCTATGAAGAGGTCGGGGAGGACGACGAGGCCGTGGCAACCCTTCCGGACGTCAAGAAGGGTCAGAAGATGCTGCTCAAGGAAACGGTCATGGAACAGCGTTTCACCAACCCTCCCCCTCGCTTTTCCGAGGCATCACTCATCCGGACGCTTGAAGGAAAGGGCATCGGAAGACCGTCCACCTACGCCACCATCGTCAGCACCGTGCAGGACCGCGACTATGTAACGAAGGAAAAAGGCAGGCTTATGCCAACACCCCTTGGCCGGACCGTGAACAGGCTCCTTGCGGAATTTTTCCCCACCGTCCTCGATGTCGGTTTCACCGCCAGAATGGAGGTGCGCCTCGACGAGATCGAGGACGGAAAAAAGGACTGGATCAAGTCACTGGAGAAATTCAACAGCTCCTTCGAGGGAGAGCTGAAAAGCGCCCAGGAGCAAATGAAGAGTCTCAAGAAGGAAGAGAAGGAAACCGACATCGAATGTGACAAATGTGGCAAGACAATGCTCCTCAGATGGGGAAAGAGCGGCGAATACCTTGTCTGTTCGGGAAGGCCGGAGTGCAAGAACAAAAAGAACGTAAGGGTCGAAGCAGACGGTAAGGTGACCATCGTCGAAAGCGAGGCCAGGGGGATCTGTCCGAAATGTGAAGGAAAACTTGTAGAGAAGAAAGGACGGTTCGGCCGCTTTCTCGCCTGCAGCAACTATCCCGAGTGCAAGCACACGCAGGCATTCTCACTGGGCTTTCCCTGTCCCATGGAAGGGTGCCCCGGCAAACTGGTCGAAAAGACATCGAAAAAGAAGAAGAAATTCATCAGTTGCTCCGAGTATCCCAAATGTTCCTTCGCAACGAACTGGGAGCCGGTGGAAGGCGAATGTCCCTCATGCGGCGCCCTGATCCTCTTCTCTTTCAGAAAAAACCTCTTCTGCCTTCGCAAGGATTGCGGATGGAAATCACAGTAA
- a CDS encoding RsmE family RNA methyltransferase, whose translation MEIRRVFVDKLKIKNGMVLLTGPMHRYIIGVLRKHPGDRVDLIDGKGYLYRSTIQSVKGKELYLQVLDVVHKPQEKRPKVILCVSPIKGPRMDWLVEKATELGAEKIVPTVFKRTIVKFNDHGSEKIERWRRITVEASRQSGRFTIPEIAEPTPLRGITELIGDAEERVVLYEKERHTTLKDVFGSKRGETTCVVIGPEGGIEETEAEWLKENGFIACTLGENIFRTETTPLIVLSVILYEYASASKEDRGSPVVSQNTCKGEV comes from the coding sequence ATGGAGATCAGAAGGGTTTTCGTCGACAAATTGAAGATCAAGAACGGCATGGTCCTCCTGACAGGTCCCATGCACAGATACATCATCGGTGTCCTCAGAAAACATCCCGGGGACAGGGTCGATCTCATTGACGGAAAGGGTTACCTCTATCGTTCCACCATCCAGAGCGTCAAAGGGAAGGAACTCTATCTGCAGGTGCTCGACGTTGTGCACAAACCTCAGGAAAAGAGGCCGAAGGTTATACTGTGCGTAAGCCCCATCAAAGGGCCTCGGATGGATTGGCTTGTCGAAAAAGCGACGGAGCTGGGGGCGGAAAAGATCGTGCCCACGGTGTTCAAGAGGACCATCGTGAAGTTCAATGACCACGGGAGCGAGAAGATCGAACGCTGGAGAAGGATCACCGTGGAGGCCTCTCGCCAGTCAGGGCGGTTCACAATCCCGGAGATAGCGGAGCCCACACCGCTCAGGGGAATCACCGAGCTTATCGGGGACGCCGAGGAGCGTGTGGTCCTCTACGAAAAGGAAAGGCATACGACCCTCAAGGACGTTTTCGGCTCCAAGAGGGGCGAAACAACGTGCGTCGTCATAGGGCCCGAGGGCGGTATTGAAGAAACGGAAGCCGAATGGCTCAAGGAAAATGGTTTCATCGCCTGCACCCTGGGAGAGAATATATTCCGCACCGAGACGACGCCGCTCATCGTTCTGTCGGTAATCCTTTACGAATACGCCAGTGCAAGCAAAGAAGACCGGGGGAGCCCTGTTGTTTCACAGAACACCTGTAAAGGGGAGGTATAA